The Euphorbia lathyris chromosome 4, ddEupLath1.1, whole genome shotgun sequence genomic interval CCGCATATTCATTCGATCTGCTGGTAGTTCTGTTGAGCATGCAAGTGCGATTTCCAGGACTGATGAAATACATTTGCGGACGCCTTCTCCAACTTGTACAAAATTTGCAGCACCATCTTCTTGGATCTCATAGTGATCATTCTCAATAGTTTCTGATGTTGTTGCTCCTGCCGCCAATTCTGGTGTTGTGACAAGCACAGGGTCCAGCACCTGAATAACTTGTTGAGACAGCTTAGCTTTAACATAGTCATGGAGGTTTATACCATCTGTGAACACTTGATCAGTTGGTCGGCGTCCTGTGAAAATCTCCAACAAAATTATTCCAAAGCTGTAAACATCTCCACATGTTGTCGCCGGGCTGCCTACTCCATATTCtgcaataaataaaacaaaattaacttTAAAATGTTTCTTCACATGTGTATTATGTTATATGGAAAAGATTTTGCACAGAAAACTGAACCTGGAGCTATATAGCCGATGGTTCCCTTCATCCCAATTGAGCTAGTTTCGCCTTGAGAATGACTATTAGCAGCGTTAGGAAGGAGTCTTGCTAATCCAAAATCACCAATGTGAGCAGTCATATCACTGTCAAAAAGAATATTGCTCGGCTTCAAGTCACAATGAACAATTGGTGGTTCACAGTCATTATGCAGATAATGCAATGCCGACGACACATCAATCGTTGCACgaagcctttgaagaaaggataAACTCTTTGATTGACTGAGGTCATCTTCTTCAGGATGCAGCCACATTTCCAAACTCCCATTTTTCATATAATCAAAAACCAGAGCTTTGAAGTCATTGCCTTTAAAATCAATGCTAGAGCAGTATGTCAAGATCTTTACGAGATTTCGGTGCCGAATGTTGCGTAATGCTTTGCATTCAGCAAGAAAGCTCTTGCAAGCTCCATCCTGTTGAAGTTTGAGCACCTTGACAGCTACTAATTTTTCTCCTTCCAGATCGAGGTTTCCTCTATATACGGTGCCAAAACTACCTTCTCCGATAATATTTTCCGAAGAGAATCCCCCGGTTGCTTGCAAGAGTTCATTGTATGAAATAAGAGGAAGCTTATCTGCAGTAAAAGGATTTGAAGAAGGATTCTTTCTTGACTTTCGCCGATAAAAGAAACAGAGGAATAAGGATGCCACGACAATCAAAATTGAACTAATGACTGCAACAAGAATAGTGGGAGTTGTAAACTTCCGGTGTTTCTTCTGTTTGACAGGACATGGTGGCAGCTGCAATTCTGCTATACCTCCACAAAGGTTTTTGTTTCCAGACAAGGAAATTGCACTAGCATTGCTGAATACTCCATTTTTCGGTACTTCACCCTCGAGATAATTGAAAGAGAGATTCAGATATTCCAAAAACAGAAGCTTATCTAGATTTATAGGAATCGTTCCAGACAAGTTATTTGTAGACAGGTCTAAACTCTGCAGACCTCTCAACAAAACCAAAGACGAAGGGATGGGTCCTCGAAAAGAATTATTTCTCAGATTAAGCATTTCTAAGCTTGAACAATCACCGATCGAATCAGGAATTTTCCCGGACAATCTGTTATGCGAAGCATACAATTTCTGAACACTTCTCAAATTGCCTATTTCTGTAGGTAGAGAACCTGTCAATGAGTTTCCTGATAACTCAAGAGCTGTAAATACAGAAGGATGCCCGATAATCTGGTTGGTTATGCTGCCGAAAAAGTGATTGTTGGAAATATCTAAAAGCTGAAGATTTTGGCAATTCGAAATACTTAAATTATTTATGCTCCCGTCTAAATTGTTCTCATCCAAATAAAGTAGATATAGGTGAGTGATATTACCCAAGGATAATGGGATTTCTCCAGATAACATGTTTCCAAATAAAGTCAAGATCTGCAGCTTTACAAGCCTCCCAAAAGAAGAAGGAATGCTACCCGAAAAATAGTTAACCTCCATGGCTAATGTATACGAATTAACAAGATTCCCAACCTCCTCTGGAATGCTTCCAGATATTTGATTGCCATCCAGATATAATTCATGGAGCTCAGTGGACAAATTTCCTATGGTGCGAGGGAGTACACCACCAAAATTGTTTTGATCAAGAGATAATACTTCTAGATTGCTGCAGTTTGACAAATATGTTATAAAATTCAAATCTCTACTCGTGTTACTGCCGAGGAAATTGCCTTCCAAATTCAGAATCCGGAGACTCCTCAAAGATCCCAGATTATTTGGAACTTGGCCTCCAAAATTATTCCCAGAGACATCAAATACTTCAAGCTGAGAAATATTTGCCAATGAAACTGGAATACTTCCATAGAACCGATTTCCACCAACAGCAAAAAATTGCAGGTTAGGAAAGTTGAGGCCCATGTTTGCTGGGAGACTCCCAGTCAGTTGATTTTGTGCCATAGAAAACACTTTGATAGTTGAGATATTGTAAATGGTGGAAGGGATTGTACCTGTGAGGTAGTTGGTAGCCAAGTTGAGTAAAGTTAAGTTTCTTAGTTGTCCCAATTCATCTGGAATGTTGCCTACCAGATTATTCTCTCCCACAGAAAATTGTTGAAGGGAAGAAAGATTTCCAATGGCAACTGGTATCTTTCCCGAGAGAGAATTCACTTCAAGATTAAGTGTTATCAGCTTCTTTAAATTGTCTAACTCAACAGGAATTTCCCCTGCTAAGTGATTTTTACCTACTGATAAAACCCGAAGCTCTGAGCAGTAATCAATGTTGACTGGAATATCTCCAATCAGTGTGTTGTTATACAGATTCAGATATCTCAGTCGAAATAGGTGCGCGATTCCTTGAGGAATAACACCACTGAAGCTGTTATTGCGAAGATCAAGGAACCTTAAGAAGGTTAGATTCCCTATGAAATGAGATATAGTTCCAGACAGACTTTGGTTTGGCAGCTTTAGAGACACTACTCTCCGATGTTTGTGTCCACAAGTGATCCCATTCCATGAGCATAAATCAACAGAATCATTCCACGACCGCAATATCTTGAAAGGATCATTGCTTACCCGAGCTTTGAATTCTGACAGTGCTAACTGATCGGTCTTATTCCCTGAATCAGCAATGAAATTTGCATGTTGAAAGCATAGTATTCttgaaaagaataagaaaagcaCAAGAAGGATTAAGTGCGGAATAACTGGAATCTGTTTCATTTTTCCTTCCACAGATGTTCTGATATGGTAAGAGTGGTGAGGATCAGCTAATAAGTTTGTTGATATTTTAGGGTGTCAAGTAGTGTAGCAGATTAAGATGTTTGTGGAAATACAAAGTTCTGTCCCATAACTACAGTGTAGACTTGGAAATTTTTGGTATAGAGTCAACTGAAATGTCCATGGTTCACAAACTAAAGGCCATTCTTCAACTCCATTTTTAATGCTGCGAggaaaatttgaaattttaagTCACTTCTGTTCAAGTTGTGTACTAGATTCATCACTAACTAGATATTCCAAGTTGTGATCTCAGAAGTTCAAACCTGGTTCTATCTTCTTCCCAAAATCTGAAATCTTTCAGGCTGCTCCATAAAGATCTCCTTTTCCAAAtgcattaaaaacaaaaaacaaaagtaGATTCAACACCCAATTGAAATACTTGCCAATTGAATTCTGAAGCCATATTGTGTTTGAATATGGTCCTATGAGGGGTTAAGTTTTGTCTTATAAAACCCATGTATCATTcttcttcatcatagaaatccTAACCCCTTTCACAACCCTGTCATTTTCGTTTGCCAGTTAGAATACATATGAAATGGGCAATTCCTGTTCATCATAGCCATAACAATCTCCTTATTTTACTGCTTCAATCAGCACCCAAATTAAACAAATGTGCAATTCCTATTCATCATAGCCATAACAAATCAAATTCGACATCCAATTGAATTGTGCAGTCAAGAAGTCATCTTGTGCTTGAATATGGTCACATGAGGTGTGCCATTCTTGTTCATCATAGCAATCTTAACCCCTATGACATCCTTGTAATTAAACTTGCGTTTTCTAGTTAGAATCCCTCTGTGATGTGTTATTCTTGTTCATCATATGCATAGCAATCTGCTTATTGCACTGCTTCAATCAGCAAccaaattagacaaatttcatAAATAAGACCACAATTAATCACATCTCAACACATAGAAGAACACACAAAGTACAAACAGGAAATTCAATCCTCTGTCTCACCACATAATGGATGCAATCAAGCAGAAATTCAGTCCACAACAACCATTTATGATTAATAATCAATCTCAAGAAATGGAGAGAAAAGATTCAATTGCATCAATAAAGCTACCACCAATCCTATCCTCCTTCCTCACATACTCTTTACCATGTCTCTCACTATACTCACTCAAACCAGCTTTCCCTCTCTTCTCCCACATTCTCTCCCCGAAACTCCTGTGCGCATAATACGCCTCCGCCATCGTCATCTCTTCTCCTCCGGTTTCCGCCTGAATCTGAATCGGCAGCCTCTCGTAGTGACCGGTGCTCGTTCCCTCCAACTCATCCAACCGGCGCAGTCCCCTAGTGGAAACGGAGTAAACCTCGCCCTTGACATGGTGGGCGCCGGCGACGTTGGGGAGATTAATGAGAAAAGGGATGCCGTGGGGACCTATAACGAGAGGAAAGGATTGGTGAGTGATGTATGTGCCGACGAAAGTGGCGTCGTTTAGACGAATTAGGTCATGAATAAGGGTGTAATTTGGGAAATCTGTTTTGAGAGTTCCATAGGTGAATATGAAAATGTTTGGGGTTTGATGAGTTTGGGTATCAGCCATGGCCAAAGATATGTGATCAAATAAGCTTTTGATTCAATGGGAAGAAATGGAAGATGATTCAATTTTCGTCATTCCTAAAAATTACAGTCGTTTTTGTTGGATTGAGAAGTACAGATCTTTCTGTAACATACATTATTCGGTAGATTGGAGATTCGGCTTTCAGCAGAAGAAATTGCAACCATACAAATAACTTCACATTTTTCAGCTTTGGTGGATGTCAATATCTGCGCATTATTAGTTTCAGAGATTAGATGAGATTTTCTGGGGAATTTCGATCCTAATATGAGATTAATTGAGTTCATTGTTGATTCGGTTGTTAATCAAAACTCTGAGAAATCTCCGTTATAAAAGAGTAAACATATAAAGAGATGTTCTCTGGACAATGTTTATGGACAtacaatggtgaaaaccacaccaagtaacggtactttgtaaaaaaacaaagtaacggtactttgtaaaaaaacaaagtaatcataGCGGGcacccttatttttttttttggtaggaaggaaaagaagacagACAAAACAAAAACCTAATCCGGAATCAGTCTAGGATGGCTGACCCCAACCCTATCCTCGAGAAGGATGGGTAACAGAAAGGAGGGGggaacagaaagggtagaaaTACCTAaaatccccccatgcccagcaacTGCCAAACGATCCgtcacgcggttttgctccctaaagatATGGGAGAAGCTAAGAACCTCAAAGGCatgacgaagcctcaaaatagcctTGATAAGATTCTGGTTCTTCAGACCAACAGCCTGGCAATCAGAAATCCTGTTGATCGCCTCCAAATTATCAGAATCCACCAAAagccttttaacacccatgcgaatgacCAATTTAACTCCCGACAGGAttccccagagctccgcagaaaacgaagagcccgtccccaagttatggatgaacccagccagccaagcgccaccagcatcccgaagaactccccCAGCAGCAATTCTTCCATTGCTAAGGCAAGAGCCATCCGAGTTCAACTTCacaaacccttctctaggcttaatccaaccaactaactggaccacTTTATCCGGGACAGGTCTAACCAGGGGCTCCCCTTCAAagctctttgtaataacagagagtttttccGAGAAGTGACCaagtaaatcaggaataaggacagtcTTCTCAGAAAATAActcttcgttcctccatttccagatttggtgacagataatggcGAAGAAAATGTCACCGTGCTCCATATTAGCCAACAACTTCCCATTGGctccatcagagaaccagtcaacaTCCGCATGAGCCATAAAAGAGGGCAGGGTGTGGCGAGGGAGAATCCCCTCCCAAATCTTCTTACTCTTAgagcaatccctcaaagcatggcacaaggtttccacatgaccactgcatctactacaggctCCAGACTCAGCCAaatgccttctgtgtctatccgCATTAGTAAGCAGCCTGTCCTtaactcccagccacaggaaacttctGATACGATAAGGGattttgagggcccaaatggacttccaaatctccaCCGGGGGGTCAGCCCTATAAGAGGAAAGAGCTTCATAGGCTGATTTACAAAAGAAAATGCCATTATTCGTTAAGGCCCAGCAATGTCTGTCATTGTCCTCCTCTTGGTTGCTAACCTTCACTCCCCTAATGTTCAGAAGGGTCTCCAGGTTGAAGAAAGAggcgaacttagaccagatccagtcaccctccgagtccaccacatcagcaacctTCTAGGGACGGAAATCACAAGGCGGAGGGGTTCTGCAAACTTCAATTAGAGGTTTGTCACCAACCCAGGTATCATACCAAAAACTGGTGgatttaccattacccacctccagaccaacccccgaacagaactcatcaaacaccgCACTAatccctttccagaggaaggaacagttgacaaccctctccttcggacCTCCGAAAATTCTATCCTTCCGATATTTGCCACAAAGGAGACGAACCCAATGAGGGattttgccacattctccaaagaagcttcatcaaaaggactttattattgtccttagcttgcctgaTTCCAAGACCCCCCTGCATTTAGGCTGACAGGTctccttccaaggaaccagGTGAACCTTCCTTCCATTTCCAGACTCCCCCCACAGGAATCGACGATTAATCTTATCAAGGTCATTAAGAACAGGTTCAGGAAGCTTACAGGCCTGCATAATATGGTtcggagcagcacaattaacagattggattaaagtaaggcgacctgcaagggaaagagaattagctttccagctagcacacaaaccgttagttttatccaaaatgtctttaaaagaagCTTTGGAAACCCTATCACtgtgaagagggaccccaagatacttccccaacGAGTGAGTCAGGGGGATGCCAGagagctcactcagtcttctacataAGCTATTGTTTatattcttagagcaaagcatgcgggatttttggatgttaatcttctgaccagaagcctcacaaaagccaTTAATGATATCCATCACCACCtgaatttgctcctcattaccctccacgaAAAGCATTACGTCGTCAGCAAAGAACAGGTGGGTAATAGACGGACAATgtttgttgatggaaacaggatGGAAAGTCCCCTTACTCACCGCCTCCTGGATCATGTGAGacagtctttccatggcaatcACAAACatcatttaattaatatatacaaTTCTTTTTCTAACatcatttaattatattatataaacatTTTTACTGCTAAGTACTCGAGTAacttcatcttcctcaaaacacaaaacacataatTAAAACATAAGCATTAGATAAATATCAAAATTAGTGAATatagaaaaatttaataaagttTAGAATTGATGAATTGaggtctaatttttttaaattagagtataaaatcatactttagttcttatatataaaaacaatggcatattgaaaagtaattttgatgaaatgatttaattatgattttgtaaccaattgtgatattcatgtaaaaaaCTCTATGAATTACATTCATATTTGGTCTTTGtagtatccaaaattttatcctATCTTTTAGTGACATTTTCTCATTGAAGTATTTCTATAAGtgacatttaacccattttggatggaaaattagtcgatttgttttttttttttcccacaTGACACAATTTTTTACACGCGATATATACACGCtgcaattgatttaattttttaccaTATAGATTTAACATATAGAtgaataaggaattattttttgCTCATTTATCAATGTATtaagtatatatagaaaagtaaaataaaaaaaattattagcaAACAATTTAACAAAtcggttagtttttttttttatccaaaatgaGTTAAATTTCCTTTATGGAAATACTCCAATGTgtaaatgttatcaaataatatcACATTagccaaataataaaattttggataacacGTGGGTCAAATATGTTTAatccataattaaaaaaaattctgaaacgtcttttttttttataaacaattGTATTTAATGAACGTAATAATACATACCGTATAATTACtaatagaatattttttttatttataatgtattgaaatatattttaatttttttacgtaaaatattttttttattaaaacggcctttatttattattctgcCTATGACCCATAAATTATTAGGACCTGTCCTGCGAACAAATGTTGAAGTCGAGCTCGTCAAATTTCTGACATGTCCAACCTGAATAGGTTAAAGCTCGACTCGACTCGACTCAATTACAACCCTAAATGGTGGTTAGTTGATATAATATTAAATCATTTAAATAAATAGTTAGTGGAGTGAGAAAGTATTCAGATCATACCCTATTGTTCAGATAGTAGTATTCACATAGACCCTAATTATTAcggtaaatttggtcattcaccgttaaatGTATGCTGATTAAAATCTTAATAAGTTGGAGATTCAGAGTCCATGTGAAAAATACTAATTGTTCAGAAGAGTAATGATGGAAAATGTATGACAGCGGGTTTTCATTGAGATTTgacttataaaaaatatatgctttGTTGTGTTATCTGTaccttttatgatatttatttatgttcgtagtttttttgtttttgtggaTCTTGTACTAACCTTATCCTCCTCCCAAATGTGATTTATATTCTTATAACATCTTTACTTTTTAACCACTTATATATTATGGTCATGttctttgttttttatttaagtATCAATCAATAATCAGTTCTGTttagtaatttattattatttattatagttataattatttttttattattagaaccattattatttttataaatattttattttaattattgccagttttaaatgattaaattagtattatttcaatttcaGTAGAATTCAGTTCTATTCAATTCATTTCGGTAAAAAGGAACAGAGGCTATGTCATTCATATTTCCCTTGTCTTTCAATAAATTTACAGACTTAGGTGGAGAGTCCCCCATCGATTCTCTACACTGCTTTTTTTTTGTGGAGATTCCGATGATTTAGAACATAAAAAAAACTCCCTCtggcagatttttttttttcataaaacatCACTTACAATAAAACCACTAATAAaaattgggaaaattacaaatctgggtcaaatgggaagcccatttacatattaaactcatttattaattctactacatatctagactgattttgtgtgactttccaaaaatacccctgaccttcccacttccaccactcGCGAATCACCGCTcccccctatctccttggttatgcgaaaagttactcctgcattaatgatttcaagacttttgatcttcctttcttcctttaaattgcacgaaatctgcaccatttagtcaaaatcataatgaatttctctttttcgtCTCtttatctcttgattctgcaacttcccaaccccagaaaacaagaaaatggtttttcatcttcctgttcgttgcttggtttctttcttcttgttaccatcaaagaaatggtttttctaagttatttccttcgttcttcccatgttatcataatgttattgtcgcttttaggggtgaaaggggcgaaaaatgtaagtatctgtttttttctgcgttttttcatgaattcacttcgcaatcgatgatttcgcgaagttctgcgaagagaaagagtctgaaacgtatggatctacctcgcaaatcgattagttcgcgaagtctgcgaatagatcctcacgtttcagacctcgcagacttcgtgaaagcatcgatatgcgacgtagatagtcacatttcagacctcgcagacttcgcgaaaaaatagatatgcgaagtaaaatcacctcttcccctgcacatttacattcgcatgcttcgctaattttcatttcgcgaagccaaaatcgtcctttttcataactaacacggttaattttttctgtagatggttgaatacgtaacatccctttctggaaggcggcgtactgcgctgcagggaagatgattttccttcctgtataggaatgaacttccccaagattgacacattcactcctgaaatgattcgttaggagaggttgtgtcaatctcggggtgcaccatgggacacgtccatcccatggtgccagtcttcaaagtggacctaacttaatccggtgccaattttgaagcggatgcataatcttggtaccggattagttagtttcactttaaaatgattggttagtagagttcattgtggcaatcttgttataaattttgataatgttatgatttgaatgttgttattgtggcaatattgttgtaaattttgataatgttatgattttaatgttcgaatccgttgttgtttgccaatttttgttatataccacttcgcgtattagcttcaaatcatatccagcattcgcatatgcgaactaaattcatcaagcaaaacaaacttcagcttcgcaggcttcgcatatgcgaactaaattcattaagtaaatcgaaacattaacttcgcaggcttcgcatatgggtgaatatgcgaagtcagacgggatggggcgagctccgcgtaaatattgagggtatttttggaaagtcacacaaaatcagtctagatatgtagtagaattagtaaatgggtttaatatgtaaatgtgcTTCCCATTGACAtagatttgtaattttcccataaaaatttaacatataaatatattgaaattaaGTGTAATTTGATGAAATTTTAGAGTTATGTTCCAAAGCAATTTCAATCAATTTTGCATAGTCTCACTTATTTTTCATGTGAAACTACATTAAACCATGTTCAAAGAACATCAAAACTTAAAGGTTAATATTTTAGAGCGTTCCAatcaattttacataaatttcaGTTAATTAAATCCTAAACATgattatttcaaaaaaatcctaaacatgaTAATTAAgttcatattaaaaaaaaaaagttcatatTTGTTTAACAACTATATAATTACTTAAAAATCAACTcttatttgaaaatatttatttttcataaatttttaagttatgcttatttattattattattattaattgtttatttgaaaatataaaaaactaaactataaattttaatatttaaaagatCAATCTAACTTTATGATGAATTGATTAAAATTATATGTTTCAAATAAATTCTACTCACAATTTTATTAGAACAATAGGaatgtttgttatatttttattattattttaagggCAAGTTAGTAATGATTGAGTGAATTGTTTACtaatactccaaaataaatttaTCTGAATGGTATATTTGTTGggtttttttaaagaaatttgtgggttttttaaaaatattgtttttataGGTGAATAAACGAAAATTTCACAAAAGTAAACGtaatataatattttgatattgttaaaatttaaataaaagttaaaatctGATTTCCtcaaaaggcccaagcctaTCGATATTACATGGCCTTTCAGAATTATATAGCCCAATTTTGTATTGAGGCCCCGCCCACCAGAATCCAAAATCAACCGCAACGGCAAAACGTATAACTACCGCAAGCAGCTCATTTCCGCCGGAAGGCCGCCGTTGCAACCTCTCTTACTCGATGGCCTCAACATACAGAGATCGAACGGCGGAGTTCCGATCACTAACCCAAACACTTAAAAAGGTCGGAGGAATTACAGCCAGTAATCAAGCAAATGTTTCATCTACTTTAAAATCATATTCACCATCGATCTCTTCAAGATCCGAATTCAACAAAAAGGCCTCCGTAATCGGCTTGGGAATCCATGAAACCTGTCTAAAGATCGCTCGACTTTCCAAACGTAAGCTTCCTTTTGTACATTTTTGTTATTTGATTTCAGTTCTTAAATTTACGAATTTTTGTAGTAGTAATTATAAGATTTGAACTAAGAAAAGTGTAAAGTTGCTTAAAAATCTCAAGGATTTGAGAGAAATACGCATAGGATGATTTAAAGATTGGAATAACTAAATACCATTTTTAATTCGACTGAAATAACAAATTGAGATGCTAATCGAATGAAGTAGCTAaagtttttttattcattatttagAATCGTTAGAATGTACTGTTGAGTTTGTTGAATGAACCTAATTTCGATATGGAGCTATTTGAGCAGATGCCATAGAACAATTAATGCCTTCGTGAAGTCTTCTACTTATCATATGATGAATGCTCCATTTTAGTTTCTTTTGGAAAGTGagatttagtttagttttcagcTCAATTAAACCAAAAGAATCTGTTCTATTCATAGTGCATGAAAACTGGGTTCCAGTATATCCTTGATACTTGATATTAtgataaaagtatatttttgaTGGCTTGGTGATGTTATGCTTACAtgtgctttttctttttcttgtgtcaATGTGTAGTTGCAAAAAGGTCATCAATGTTTGACGATCCGACTGTTGAAATACAGGAGTTAACCACATTGATAAAGAATGATATTACGACATTGAATGGAGCTCTTACGGATCTGCA includes:
- the LOC136226674 gene encoding probable LRR receptor-like serine/threonine-protein kinase At3g47570, with amino-acid sequence MKQIPVIPHLILLVLFLFFSRILCFQHANFIADSGNKTDQLALSEFKARVSNDPFKILRSWNDSVDLCSWNGITCGHKHRRVVSLKLPNQSLSGTISHFIGNLTFLRFLDLRNNSFSGVIPQGIAHLFRLRYLNLYNNTLIGDIPVNIDYCSELRVLSVGKNHLAGEIPVELDNLKKLITLNLEVNSLSGKIPVAIGNLSSLQQFSVGENNLVGNIPDELGQLRNLTLLNLATNYLTGTIPSTIYNISTIKVFSMAQNQLTGSLPANMGLNFPNLQFFAVGGNRFYGSIPVSLANISQLEVFDVSGNNFGGQVPNNLGSLRSLRILNLEGNFLGSNTSRDLNFITYLSNCSNLEVLSLDQNNFGGVLPRTIGNLSTELHELYLDGNQISGSIPEEVGNLVNSYTLAMEVNYFSGSIPSSFGRLVKLQILTLFGNMLSGEIPLSLGNITHLYLLYLDENNLDGSINNLSISNCQNLQLLDISNNHFFGSITNQIIGHPSVFTALELSGNSLTGSLPTEIGNLRSVQKLYASHNRLSGKIPDSIGDCSSLEMLNLRNNSFRGPIPSSLVLLRGLQSLDLSTNNLSGTIPINLDKLLFLEYLNLSFNYLEGEVPKNGVFSNASAISLSGNKNLCGGIAELQLPPCPVKQKKHRKFTTPTILVAVISSILIVVASLFLCFFYRRKSRKNPSSNPFTADKLPLISYNELLQATGGFSSENIIGEGSFGTVYRGNLDLEGEKLVAVKVLKLQQDGACKSFLAECKALRNIRHRNLVKILTYCSSIDFKGNDFKALVFDYMKNGSLEMWLHPEEDDLSQSKSLSFLQRLRATIDVSSALHYLHNDCEPPIVHCDLKPSNILFDSDMTAHIGDFGLARLLPNAANSHSQGETSSIGMKGTIGYIAPEYGVGSPATTCGDVYSFGIILLEIFTGRRPTDQVFTDGINLHDYVKAKLSQQVIQVLDPVLVTTPELAAGATTSETIENDHYEIQEDGAANFVQVGEGVRKCISSVLEIALACSTELPADRMNMRDVNRKLNVITETFLGSSNRRAGQMVAR